From Mycobacteriales bacterium:
GCCCTCGCGGTGGGCGACCCGCCACCGCCGCCGGATCTCGCCCCCGACGGTGGCCGCCGGCTGGGTCGTGTCCTGGCCGACCTCACGCCGGCGCAGCGAGCAGATCCGGCAACCGTCCGGGCCGCGGTCACGACCGCGTACGGGCCACCGGCGACCGTCCTGATCAGAACCGGCACGGTGATCGTCCGCTTCGACTTCCAGTGCCTGGTCGCCACCGTGCCGGCGCGCGGTGCGCCGGTCGTGCGATCGGGCCAGCAGGAGAATTGCCTGTAGCTCGCCGACGTGCTCTTGCGACCAACTCCGCGTGGCCATGTGCCAGCCTGCTGGTGTGCCGGAAGGGGAAGTCCCGTTGGTCGGGGGCAATGCGACCGCGGCGGTGGTCCGGGTGGGAGACACGGTGCGCCGACCAGTGGGTCCGTGGACGCCGGCAGTCCATGCGCTGCTGAACCACCTGCACGCGGTGGGGTTCACGGCGGCACCACGGGCGCTCGGCATCGACGACCGGGGCAGAGAGGTGCTGAGCTATGTCCCCGGAGAGGCCGCGCACCCCGGCCGCCCGGACGTGCTCGAATCCGACCGCGGGCTCGTCCGGGTGGGTCGGTTGATCCGGGACTTCCACGACGCCGTTGCGGGATTCGTGCCGCCGCCGGAGCCGCGGTGGCAGGTGCTCATCCCCGCGGACGGGACGGAGATCATCGGCCACCACGACCTCGCTCCATGGAACCTCGTGGTCGGTGACCGGTGGGTGTTCATCGACTGGGACACCGCCGCGCCGGGGACCCGGCTGTGGGATCTTGCGTACGCGGCGCACGGCTTCGTCCCGCTGTCCGCCGATCCGCAGCGGTCCCGCCGGGACGCGGCCGCGCGGCTCGGCCTGTTCGTCGACGCGTACGGGCTCGACGACGCCCAGCGCCGCGGGCTCCTGACGCGGCTGGCGCCTCGGACCCGATCCATGGCCGACTTCCTCGCTGCGCAGGCGGCGCTGGGCAACCAGCCGTGGACCCGGCTGTGGTACGAGGGCCACGGGCGCTCCTGGTCCGCCGACGCCGCCTACATCGAACGCCACACCGCCGACTGGACCCGCGCGCTGCTCGGCTGACCACCGTCCAGCGCACGGCCGTGTTGACAGCACGCAGGCGAGCAGCACGAGAACCCTCAGGCTGCCGGCGGCCCTAGCCGCCGGTGGGTGTCGACCAGACGGTCCGGTCGTCCCGGTCCGAGGCCTCGATGAGGGCCTGCTGCAGGCGGTCGGCAGTGGCGACGTCGGGTTGGCGCGCCGCGAGGACGTCGGCGTAGAGGAACGACTCCCCTAGCCGGACCAGTGCGTAGGCGAGGGCGCCCGGCTCGATGAGCGGCACCAGGCCGAACTCGGCCATGTCGCGCCGCAGCAGCGCCTCCACGAAGGTCACGATCCCGGTCTGCACGCGGCCGAGCGGGTTCGTGAGCACCCGCAGGGCCAGCGCCGGCTCGTCGTCGAGCAGCCGGCGCAGGCCCGGTGACCGGGACACGATGGCGTTGACGTGCCGGCCGGTGCCGGGCGTGTGCAGCTCCCCCGCCGGTCGCTCGGCTTCCCACCGCTGCGCGGCGATCACCAGCGTGCGCTCGGTCAGCACCCACAGGGCCTTGCTGAGCAAGTCTTCTCGCCCGCCCCCGCGGCGGAACACGGTCACCCGGGACACCCCCAGCTCGTCGGCGAGACCCTGCATGTCCAGCCGCCGGCCGTCGTGCACCCAGCGTGCGGCCCGGTTCACGACCCGGTCCTCCGCCGGGCCGGCCAGCCGCGGGAACCGCATCGGCCGGCCACCGTGAGTCGCCATCGGGGACTCAGACGCTCCCGGGCGCCGACGCCTCGGGCGGCACCGCGCCACCGACCACGCTGTCCACGATCGCCTGCGCCATCGGCCCGTACGGCGGCAGGAACGCGTCGGCCAGGTCGCCGGTCCCGCGCACGACCACGCCGCGCGGGTTGGAGAACTCCCGGAAACCCTCGATCCCGTGGTGCCGCCCGTTGCCGCTCTGTCCGATACCGCCGAAGCCCAGGGCCGGCATGGCGCCCTGCACGGCACAGACGTTGACGCAGGCGCCCCCCGAGGTGGTCCGGGTCAGCACGTGCTCGGCCAGCTGCGGGTCCTTGCTGAAGACGTAGAGGCCGAGGGGCCGTTCGCCGGCGTTCAGGGCGGCCAGCGCCTCGTCCAGGTCGTCGTACGGGATCACCGGCAGGATCGGTCCGAAGATCTCCTCCCGCATGATCCGGAGGTCCGCGGGCGGGTCGATGACCAGCGTCAGCGGCAGCCGCCGGGTCCCGGTGGGATCCCCGTCGCCGCCGAGCGTCACCAGCCGCGCGCCGGCGGCCCGGGCTTCGTCGACCAGCGCGGAGATCCGGGCGAGGTGCCGCTCGGTGATGATCCCGGTGCAGTCGGCGGAGGACGCGTAGTCCGGCAGCTCCTGGGTCAGGTAGTGCTCGGCGTGCGTGACGAAGTCCTCGACCTGCGCCCGCGGGACAAGCACGTGGTCGACCGAGATGCACATCTGGCCGTTCTTGACGAGCTTCGTGCCCACGACGCCGCGCACGCTGCCGGCGTCGACGCTGTCCACGGTGAGGATGGCCGGGCACTTGCCGCCCAGCTCCAGCGTCACCGGGACCAGGTTCTCGGCCGCGGCCAGCGCGACCTCGCGGCCGACCGCCGGGCTGCCGGTGTAGAGCAGGTGGTCCCACCGCAGCGTCGGGAATTCCTTGGCCAGCGCCAGGCCGCCGACCGAGACCGCGACCAGGTCCTCGGGGAAGGTCTCGGCGACAATGTGCCGCAGCAGCCCGGCACAGGCCGGCGTGTAGTCCGAGGGCTTGATGATCACCCGGTTGCCCGCGGCGAGCATCTCCACCAGCGGGCCCAGCGACAGGTCGAACGGGAAGTTCCACGGGACGATGTTGCCGACGACGCCCTTGGGCTGGAACCGGACGCCGGCCTGCGCGGTGCCGTAGAACGCCGGTTCGACGTGCCGGTCGTCCTCGGCCATCCAGCCGTCGAGCTGCTCCGCCGCGTACGCCGCCCGGCCGGCGACCCCGAGGACCTCGACGAGATCGGTGAACAGCTCCGGATGGGCTCCGAAATCGGCGCTCATCGCCGCCCGGATCTCCGCCCGGTGGCTGAGCACCATGCCCGCCAGCGCCATCAGGTTGGCTCGGCGCGCGGCCACGTCCGGGTAGGGATCGGCCAGGAAAGCCTTGCGCTGCAGGGCGTACAGCCGATGAAGCTCCGCGACCGCCGGGCCGTCGTCGACCTGGGAGTCCTGCTGCGGGCTGACGAGCGTGGTCATCGTTCCTCCAGGGGCCGGCCGGCGACCGAGCTGCTCGTGAAACATGTTGCGAAAGTGTTGCACGCGACGCGCTGGAGGTGCCATCGTTTCGTCCAGGTAACCAGACAGGGGGCACCATGGCGGCGACCGACCATGTCGACGTGCTGATCGTGGGCGCCGGCCTGTCCGGGATCGGTGCCGCCTGCCGGCTGCGGATCGACGCCCCCGGCACCTCCTACGCGATCGTCGAGGCCCGCGGGGCGAGCGGCGGGACCTGGGACCTGTTCCGGTATCCGGGGGTCCGGTCGGACTCCGACATGTTCACGCTCGGATACCCGTTCCGGCCCTGGACCCAGCCGAACGCGATCGCCGACGGCGGGGACATCCTGCGCTACGTCCGGGAGACAGCGGCGGCGTACGGCGTCGACGAGCACATCCGCTACGACACCCGGGTGATCGGGGCCGACTGGTCCGCAGCCGAGGCCCGCTGGACGGTGACGGTCGAGCACGCCGGCGCGCGTAGCACCCACACCTGCGGCTTCCTCTACCTGTGCTCGGGGTACTACCGCTACGACGAGGGCTACACCCCGAGCTGGCCGGGCCGCGCGGACTTCACCGGCACGGTGGTGCATCCGCAGCACTGGCCGGAGGATCTCGACCTCACCGGCAAGCGGGTCGTCGTCATCGGCAGCGGCGCCACCGCCGTCACGCTCGTGCCCGCGGTGGCCGACACGGCCGCACAGGTGACCATGCTGCAGCGTTCTCCGTCGTTCGTCATGTCGCTGCCGGATCGCGACCCGATCGCGGACCTGCTGCGCAGGGTGCTGCCCGCGCGCCGGGCGTACGCGGCGGTGCGCCGCAAGAACATCTGGACGGCGACGGCGATCTACCGGCTGTTCCGCCGGTACCCCGGATGGGCCCGGGGCCTGCTGCGCAAGGGTGTCGTCAAGCGGCTGCCGGTCGGCTACGACGTGGACACCCACTTCACCCCGGCGTACGAGCCGTGGGACCAGCGGCTCTGCCTGGTGCCGGGCGGTGACTTCTTCACCGCGATCTCCTCCGGCCGGGCGGACGTCGTCACCGATCACGTCGAGCGGTTCACCTCCACCGGCCTGCGGCTGCGTTCGGGGGCGTCCCTCGACGCCGACGTGATCGTCACCGCGACCGGGCTGACGCTGCTCCCCCTCGGCGGGCTCGAGCTGACCGTCGACGGCGAGGCCGTCGTGATACCGGAACGCGTCGCGTACAAGGGGATGATGCTCGACGGGGTGCCGAACCTGGCCTTCGCGACCGGCTACACGAACGCCTCCTGGACGCTCAAGGTCGACCTGGTCTCGGCCTACGTCGCCCGGCTGCTGGTCTTCCTGCGGCAGCGCGGGTACGCGGTCGTCACCCCGCGGCTGCCGGCCGAGCCGATGGCCACCGGACCGATCATCGAGATGACCTCCGGCTACTTCGAGCGCTCCCGCGCCGCCCTGCCGCTGCAGGGAGATCGGGCGCCGTGGCGACTGCGGCAGCACTACGCCAAGGACGCCGTTCTGTTCCGCGGTCCCGTCGATGCCCCGGAGCTGGAGTTCCGGCCGGCCCCGGCGCTGCTCGGACCGCAGGCATGAGCATCGACACCGGACACCTCGCCGGCCGGACCGCGGTCGTCACCGGCGCCGGCTCCGGCATCGGCCGGTCGATCGCCAGGCTGCTGGCCCAGCGGGGCGCCGCGGTCCACGTGGCCGATCTCGACGGGGCCACCTACCGCTTCCTGAGTCGGGAACACTGACCTTCACCCTCGGCAGAACGGACCGGCATGTCAATCACAGCAGGGGCTGCTGACTCCTCGCCATCCATCGCGAGCAGGGGCGGGATCTGGGGGCGGCAGCTCGACCGCTATCCCGCCAACGGCTACCGGGCGCTCTATCTCGGGATCGTCGTCATCGCCACGATCGTCCTGTACTACGAGCTGTACGTGCAGGGCTCGGTCGCCACCAAGATCAGCGCCGACCTGGACATGTCGCTGGCGTACCTGATCTCCGTGTCCATCGTCGGCAACGCCGTCGGTGCGCTGGGATCCGTGGCCGCCGGACTGGCCGACCGCTGGGGCCGGGCCAACCTCGTCGTCTACGGCCTGGCCCTCACCGGCGTGCTGGTCCTCGCGCTGGCCGAGGCGTCCAACAAGACCGTCTACCTGGTGCTGTTCGCCCTCGTCAGCCTGGTCGAGGGCGTCATCCTGGTGGCCACACCGGCCCTGATCCGGGACTTCTCCCCGCAGCTGGGGCGGGCCTCGGCGATGGGATTCTGGACGCTGGGTCCGGTCGTCGGCAGCCTGGTCGTCACCGAGGTCTCCAGCCACACCCTGAACGCCCATCCGGACTGGCAGTACCAATTCCGGGTCTGCGGTGTCGTCGGGCTGGTGGTCTTCGCGATCGCGTTCATCGGCCTGCGGGAGCTCGCGCCTCGGCTGCGGGACCAGCTCATGATCAGCCTGCGGGAACGGACGCTGATCGAGGCCCGGGCCCGCGGCATCGACCCGGACGAGGCGACCAGGGGCAGCTGGCGGCAGATGCTGCGCACCGACATCATCGGGCCGGCGTTCGCGATCAGCGTGTTCCTGCTCTTCTACTACATCGCGGTCGGCCTGTTCGTGGTCTTCTTCGCGACCACGTTCGGCTACAGCGAAGCCCGCGCCAACGCCCTGGGCAACTGGTACTGGGGCTTCCAGTGCATCGCCCTGATCATCACCGGCGTTCTGTCCGACCGGCTGAAGGTGCGCAAGCCGTTCATGGTCGTCGGTGGCGTCATCAGCGCCGTCGGCGTCGCGCTGTTCGCGATCACGACCACCGACAAGTCCACCGG
This genomic window contains:
- a CDS encoding QsdR family transcriptional regulator, which translates into the protein MRFPRLAGPAEDRVVNRAARWVHDGRRLDMQGLADELGVSRVTVFRRGGGREDLLSKALWVLTERTLVIAAQRWEAERPAGELHTPGTGRHVNAIVSRSPGLRRLLDDEPALALRVLTNPLGRVQTGIVTFVEALLRRDMAEFGLVPLIEPGALAYALVRLGESFLYADVLAARQPDVATADRLQQALIEASDRDDRTVWSTPTGG
- a CDS encoding phosphotransferase, with the translated sequence MRRPVGPWTPAVHALLNHLHAVGFTAAPRALGIDDRGREVLSYVPGEAAHPGRPDVLESDRGLVRVGRLIRDFHDAVAGFVPPPEPRWQVLIPADGTEIIGHHDLAPWNLVVGDRWVFIDWDTAAPGTRLWDLAYAAHGFVPLSADPQRSRRDAAARLGLFVDAYGLDDAQRRGLLTRLAPRTRSMADFLAAQAALGNQPWTRLWYEGHGRSWSADAAYIERHTADWTRALLG
- a CDS encoding aldehyde dehydrogenase family protein; this encodes MTTLVSPQQDSQVDDGPAVAELHRLYALQRKAFLADPYPDVAARRANLMALAGMVLSHRAEIRAAMSADFGAHPELFTDLVEVLGVAGRAAYAAEQLDGWMAEDDRHVEPAFYGTAQAGVRFQPKGVVGNIVPWNFPFDLSLGPLVEMLAAGNRVIIKPSDYTPACAGLLRHIVAETFPEDLVAVSVGGLALAKEFPTLRWDHLLYTGSPAVGREVALAAAENLVPVTLELGGKCPAILTVDSVDAGSVRGVVGTKLVKNGQMCISVDHVLVPRAQVEDFVTHAEHYLTQELPDYASSADCTGIITERHLARISALVDEARAAGARLVTLGGDGDPTGTRRLPLTLVIDPPADLRIMREEIFGPILPVIPYDDLDEALAALNAGERPLGLYVFSKDPQLAEHVLTRTTSGGACVNVCAVQGAMPALGFGGIGQSGNGRHHGIEGFREFSNPRGVVVRGTGDLADAFLPPYGPMAQAIVDSVVGGAVPPEASAPGSV
- a CDS encoding NAD(P)/FAD-dependent oxidoreductase; this encodes MAATDHVDVLIVGAGLSGIGAACRLRIDAPGTSYAIVEARGASGGTWDLFRYPGVRSDSDMFTLGYPFRPWTQPNAIADGGDILRYVRETAAAYGVDEHIRYDTRVIGADWSAAEARWTVTVEHAGARSTHTCGFLYLCSGYYRYDEGYTPSWPGRADFTGTVVHPQHWPEDLDLTGKRVVVIGSGATAVTLVPAVADTAAQVTMLQRSPSFVMSLPDRDPIADLLRRVLPARRAYAAVRRKNIWTATAIYRLFRRYPGWARGLLRKGVVKRLPVGYDVDTHFTPAYEPWDQRLCLVPGGDFFTAISSGRADVVTDHVERFTSTGLRLRSGASLDADVIVTATGLTLLPLGGLELTVDGEAVVIPERVAYKGMMLDGVPNLAFATGYTNASWTLKVDLVSAYVARLLVFLRQRGYAVVTPRLPAEPMATGPIIEMTSGYFERSRAALPLQGDRAPWRLRQHYAKDAVLFRGPVDAPELEFRPAPALLGPQA